AGACACATCTGAGGGCCGGCAGCCCCTGAAGCCGGCCCGTTCTCGGGGGCTGCTGCTGCTCCCCCAAGGAAAGGAAGACACCCCCCCCCGTTCAGGCCCCATTCTGCTGAAACCTGGGCCAGGGCCCAGAAATCGCATTCTGACTCCAGTTTTCCTGCACCTTCTTCTCTCTGGGACCCGGGGAAGGACACTCCCCCAGGGGAACAAGTGGAGGCCCCAGAACCACGCCCCCCACCTCTTCTACCCCCTAGGGGCCCTCACCGCATCTGGGACAGAAACACCTCCATCACGGGGACCATGTCCACATCCACCTTCACGGGGTACTTTGTGGTGTTGTAGGCACTGGGGTCGACATTGTACACCTGGAGAGAGAAGTCTGTCACCACAGGTGAGGACAGAAACCAGGACCCATCTCAGTCTCAGAAGACCCTTGGCTGGGGGGCCCGGTGGGGAGGAGAGGGTGGGCAGGCAGCGACGGCAGGTGCAAAATGCCCTGGGCGCGGCCCCCAGATGTCCTCCGAGGACCCTGCTATCAGGGAAGAGGCAGGAAGTGGCAGAGATGGCATCAACCAGAGACACTCCAGACTGGCAGGAGTCACAGACCACCCACAGGGAGTCCCCACACCCCCAGAAGCTCTCAAGGTCAGCCCAGGACAAAAGTCAAGGCTCGAGGAGCCATGGCAGGAAGCTCCAGGTGAGCCAGGTGGAGGGCAGGTGAGGGCAGTCCCATTACCATGATGCCGCCCCAGCGCGGGCTGTGGAAGGCGTTGGTGGCCACCCGGGTACCGTCCTTGTCCTGGATATACAGTGGGGAGTGGGCCCGCTCGGGCACATACAGGAGGAAGTTGATGACTGGGTAGAGGGAGGCAGCCCTCGATCCTGGAGGAGGGGGACATGGAAGACTAGCTCCCAGGCTGCCCTAAAGCCTCCAGCGCGCCGGCCCCCACTCAGGCCCCGACGTGCAGCTGCtggcctccctcccctcccacaaACTCTCTGGGGGTGGCGTCAAAGCTCCCCTGGCCCGTGCCGGGCTGGGCTTCTAACTCCCGGAGCTGAGGGGGGCCCTTAGCCAATCAGAACAAAGGGGCAGCCCAGACCCAGCACCTCTTAAGCATCAACAATTGTGTGGCCCCAGTCTTTGAAATCCCCACTTTCCCTAATTAAGGTTCATTTCTTTCCCATGACCCCCTTCCCCATATGCCTGGAGAGTGAGAAACCGAAGTTCTCAGAGACTTTCCTATTGAGGGAAATGGCCAGCAGAATCCCTGTGGCAAGCCAGGGTCAAACAGGAGGATTCTGGCCAAGCTGCTTTGTGGCTCCTGCCCCCAGCTTCCCCTCTGGCCAATTTTCCACCACGATCACTCACCCAAACCTCTGTCAGGTGTGGAAGGTGCCATTggtgccccccccccccggggtcCCTCCAGGGGCTCACCCAAGCGAGCCTCCACAGGGTTGATGACGTGGGGGAGGCTATGAGCCGCCAAGGTATAGCTGGAAGAAGCCGCGTCAAAGCGAGGAGTCACCCCGAGCATGGCGTAGTACAGgatctgggggagggagagggaccaGCTGGTGACCGAGGTCCTCTGAAGGCTGCCTGGGCCGGGCAGCCCCTTCTCCGGCACCCCTCGTGCCCCTCACCTGAGAGTCCATGGAGAAGTTGCCCACCACGCTGAGCAGGGACAGGAAGGGCTGCACGTAGTTCTCCACTGCCCCCTCTATGTCCCAGTGGACTTCATGGGACTTGGGGTCAGGGTTCAGTAAGCTGAAGGTGATCTCGTAGCctgcagaggaggaggagaggaggtcACGGAAGCCCAGGCCCTTAGTCAGGTCTGCCCTGCCTCATTCCCAGGCAGCCTGGGAGCACCCCAGGTGCTCATGCTTGCTCACCTACCCAGGCTAGATTTGAGGGGCCGCCTCTTGTCCAAGCTCACTTTGTCCTCAGGGAGGCGGTCGCCCAGGGCAGCAGCCAGGACCTCATCAGTCAGTGACATGGACTGAGCCACCTGCAGTATCCTCTGTCCAACCACCGTCAAAGCCTGCCGGACCTGGGACCCCCGAACGAAGGCGGTCCTCTTGGGTCCAATGTAGCTCATCTTGTCCTGGGGGAGGAGAGGCGGCGGGTGGGGGGGCACCTCAGGAAGAGGAAAtcacctcccctccccctgcaTGAGATGACGGTACATGGAAGTAATCCCTGAGAAACCTGCCAGGAGCAGATGGCGACGCTTCCAGGGCTCTTTACCTTGGGGAGCAGCGAGGATTTCTCGGGGATCACAAATATGTTGAGTGAACCCAATGTATCCTCCTTTGGCAAAGGGAGCGCAGCTTCAGTTTCTGAGGAAAAGAGCAGCCAATGGGGCAGAGCCCCGCTGCCCCACCCCCTCCCTACAAAAGGCACGGATACCCTCCACCAGCCGAGGTGTTCCCCAGAAAAGCAAAGGGAAACCGGGCCCAGACCTCCACAGGCACCCCCGAACCTTCAATGGTGTCCTTCTTGAAGGCCCTCTCCTCATGGGAGCCTGCCATGCGGTAGGCCTGCTGGAAGCGGCACTTTAGCTTCATTTTGCCTGAGGGGAAAGGAAGCTGGGGCTGAGGGCTGACCCTTAGGACAGGTTCAGAAACAGGCCCGTTTGCCTGCACTTCCCTGCTCTGCCCATCCCTCTGACTTGGAATGCCCCCCACCATTAACTCAGGGAGGACCGGCCTCAGGAGGATGGTTTGGCAGCTCAGAACCCATGTCCTCCTGTGCTCCCTGAGCCTGCTCCTCAAGCCCACTCAGAGGAGGGCCAGGCCTCGGTGGGCCTGGGGGGACACAGGCTTTAGGAAAGACCTCCCCACCTCTAAGGTCTGCACCCAAACCAGTCCAGTCCAGTGTTCCCCTCACCCTCCTGGGAGACACTGATAAGGCAGAGGGCTACCCACTAAGGAAGGGCTAAGGAGGTCCAACGCCTTCCCAGAGAGGAAAGGGGGTGAGGAAGCCGGAGGTCACTCCCTGTGACATGTCCGGCCTTGCCATGAACTGGGCCCAGCAGCCAACCTAGGGCCATCCCCTGCTCCCATACTGAGAGGGGTAAATTCAGAGTCTGGGGCCGATTCCCACGGCCGACATCATCCTGCGCTCAGGCTCCCTCCCTCCATGGCTTCCTGATGAGTGTCCCACACCAGGCCAAGCCTGACGGACTAAGAAAGGGGCAAGTGCTGGGAAATCCAACTggattcagcatttattaaacccctaccCTGTGCAGAACAGGAGGGAACAGGGAGGAACCTGGGAAACAAAACATAAGAAGTCCTCACCAAACTTTCAGTCTCGCTTTCAAGAAAAAAGACCCGCAAGTGCATGACTTGGGCACGTTCCACGGCCAAGCATATGTATTGGACTCTTTCGGCCGAGAGATGGGAAAGTGGCTGCAGAAGCCGAGGGCCTCAGGCCAGCCGCTTCCTCTTGGGGCCTCAGTGCCCGTTTCTAACTGGCCTGGATAGTCTAGCTCTCAGCCATCTAGTAAGTAAGCATCCATCTGGAGACATCTGTACGCTATTCTTTCTCTGAGGGAAATGACAGGAGGATGGGGACTTCTCTGCCTCCATCTCTGTGAATATCCAGAGGGACGAATGGTATGAAACCTTAACGTGCCAGGCCAACGTCAGCTGTCGTCATGACCATGACTCATtatggaaagaaaatacaaagaaaatacaatCCACTTGAATATCCAGACCAGTCCTGTTGTCAAAATACTTGGCCAAGATCCTCAAACTCAGCACCCCGTTCCCTCTCCCCGAGACATCTCTGAACTGCAAGCAGGCAAAGTAGCAGCGGACCCTGGCTGCTGCTGGAAACTCTGCCTTTGGGGCTGGGGTCTCAGCAGCAGCTCTGGCCCGAGGCCTCCCAGGAGCCTCAGCTGTGGCTCCAATTCAAGTTAACAATCACTGATCAAAGAGCTTCTAGACACGAAGCATCCCTCTGGATACCGGGAAGCCACAAGCATTCAGTAAATGCCTGCTGTATGCCAAGCACTTCGCTGGATCTGGGCCTACTGAGGCAAGAGTGAACCCCCCAGGGGCGGAGACAGCACACAGGGGAAGGAGATCTCCCAGATCCTGTTCAGGGGAGGTGCCAGCAGTTAGGAAGGGGCTTTGTGCCTGGCAGGGCACAGGATAAATGTTAATTCTGCAGGAGGTAGAGGCTGAGTGGAGCCCAGAAGGAAAGAGGCCCCGGGAAGGGGAGCCAAGGAGGCAGGACGGAGCAGGCCTGGGGACAGGCCAGATGAAGCAGCCAGCGTGACTGAAATGTGAGAACGGAGACAGAGGAGCACCGTGAAATAAGCCTGGGACACAGGGGAGCCAGGCTGCTTTACGGGCCAGGGCAAGGACCTCGTTACTAGATAAGGTGCCTAGAGGTACTAGGGAGCCAGTGAAGATGTGTGAGCAGAGGAGGGACAGTCAGAACCATAGGAAGAGAATCAAAGAGATCTTCAAGAACTACTGTGCTGAATGAGGCAGAGAAAGAGCAGAGGGCTGGACGTGGAGTCAGGAGAAAGAGAGGAGCTGGGACCCCAGCCCCGTACTtacaactgtgtgaccctggacaagtcccttcctccctgagcctcagcttccttaaatgtaaaataggaataacaggACTTGTAGCAGCCGCTTCACAGGCTTCCCCAGGATGGAAACGTCAGCTCCTgcccgacttctcaggaaaagcctcctccaccaccaccacccccgcCCCGGGATGTTGAGGAAAATCTGTCTCTAGGCCTTTGGtgacttattttttaaactacaaaTATGACATccaaaaaaatacacaaaaagggAGGAGACGAGTTAGAAATGAAACCATGAATCATATTGTGGAGCTTTTAAAAGCACCTCTTAACTTTCCCATGGTAGTAACGAGC
The Sminthopsis crassicaudata isolate SCR6 chromosome 4, ASM4859323v1, whole genome shotgun sequence genome window above contains:
- the PIGS gene encoding GPI transamidase component PIG-S, with protein sequence MADGRMPERARLERPRVDRGDRERHQALSALTLDPEKIRGKHAALCFATMAVMLGLPLWWKTTETYRAALPYSQIGHLDAMLLRLRVPVSVVFIQGSLPIVDQQKLPFTVVNERDVPLKCKMKLKCRFQQAYRMAGSHEERAFKKDTIEETEAALPLPKEDTLGSLNIFVIPEKSSLLPKDKMSYIGPKRTAFVRGSQVRQALTVVGQRILQVAQSMSLTDEVLAAALGDRLPEDKVSLDKRRPLKSSLGYEITFSLLNPDPKSHEVHWDIEGAVENYVQPFLSLLSVVGNFSMDSQILYYAMLGVTPRFDAASSSYTLAAHSLPHVINPVEARLGSRAASLYPVINFLLYVPERAHSPLYIQDKDGTRVATNAFHSPRWGGIMVYNVDPSAYNTTKYPVKVDVDMVPVMEVFLSQMRLLFGIPHPQMPANFLLGDPPREGLRSWEVDRLVWARTVENVATVVTTLTSLAELLDKIGNIVIKDDVASEVYRAVDAIQEAVVELSAGNLESAFRASREAVTSSEKAFFDPSLLHLLYFPDDQKFAIYIPLFLPMAVPIFLSMIKIIVENQKARKDIEKVD